TCCGGCTTCGTCACCGGTGCCGACTGGCCCGTCGACGGCGGCGTGTCCGCCCGCTTCGCCTGAGCGCACCACCGCCGCAGGCCGGAGCACACAACCACCTTCCACCCGCACGATTCTCACCCCTCATGGAGCCGAACATGTCCCTCGTACCCTCCCCAAGAGCAGCCGCCCTCGGTGCCACCGCCCTGGTCACCTCCCTCGTGCTGACCGGCTGTTCCTCCGGCAAGGAGTCCACGTCCTCCTCCGCCAGCGTGGCCCCCGTCGGCAAGAAGATCTCCATGACGTACCTGCAGAAGCAGGGCGACCAGGAGTACTTCATCGGCGAGGCCGACGGGGCCAAGGCCAAGGCCGCCGAGCTCGGCGTCGACCTGAAGATCGTCAACCTCGGCAATGACGCCAACAAGACCATCAGCGAGGTCCAGTCCGCTGTGGCGCAGAAGACCAACGGCCTGATCGTCGTGGTGCCGGACCCCGCCACCGGCCCGCAGGTCGTCCAGATCGCCAAGGACGCCAAGGTCGCGCTGCTCACCTCCGACGACCAGATCTGCGCCACCGGCCCCGACCCGGCGGCCTGCGACAAGGCTGCGCTCATTCCCCGCATCGGCTTCTCCGGGCAGCAGATGGGCGGCGAGGTGGGCAAGCGCGCCGCCCAGGAGTACAAGAAAGCAGGCTGGAGCGCGGCCGACACCCGGATCATCTCCGCCTGGAAGCAGGACGTCACCGTCTGCGGCGACCGGGTCAAGGCCTCCAACACCGCCTTCGCCGCCACAGCAGGCTCCGGCGTCAAGAAGATCGACGTCGCCACCGACAACACCCCGACCGGCGCCCAGGACAAGATCGCCGCGACCGTCACCGCCAACCCCGCCGTCAAGCACTGGATCGTCTGGGGCTGCAATGACGAAAACGTCCAGGGCGGCGTCACCGCGCTCGCCAACGCCGGCTTCAAGGCCGACGACGTGATCGGTGTCGGCCTCGGCGCCTACCTGGCCTGCAAGGACTGGCAGAGCACCAAGGCCTCCGGCATGAAGGCCGCCCTGTTCATCAACGGCAAGGACGTGGGCGCGCTCGCCGTCCAGACCATGTACGACCGGCTCAAGAACGGCAAGGAGATGCCGGCCGAGGCGTTCGCCCCCACCACCATGGTCGACGCCTCCACCTGGAAGAGCGCCGGCGCCACCTGCAGCTGACACCCCCGGCCGCCGGTGCGGCACCGCGCCTCCCTCGCGGGCCGCCCGGCACCCATTCCCGCGCCACCGTCCACACTCTCCAGCGAGGCCTGCCATGACCACACCCGCCGAGAGGCCCCCCTCTCCCGCCACCGGCAGCCCCGGCAGCGGGGCCGGGGTCGAGAACCTCGTCAAACGCTTCGACGCCGTCCAGGCCCTCACCGGCGTCACCCTCGACTTCCCGGCCGGCCGGGTCACCGCCCTGATGGGCGAGAACGGCGCCGGCAAGTCCACTCTGCTCAAGATCCTCACCGGCGACCACCAGCCCACCGAGGGCCGGGTCCTGCTGCACGGCCGGCCCATCGACCTGGGCTCTCCCACCGACGCCCGCCGGGCAGGCATCCGGATCATCCCGCAGGAACCCGAGATCATCCCGCACGTCTCCGTCGCGGAGAACGTCTACGCCGGCTCCCTGCCGCGCCGTGCCGGCCGCCGCCTGGACCGTGCCGAACTGCGCCGACTCATCACCGCCGATCTGGAGCGCCTCGGCTTTGCCGACGTCCTCGACCCGGACCTGCTCGGCTCCCAGCTCACCCCGGCCCAGCGTCAACTCGTCGAGATCATGCGGGCGTTGACCGGCCAAGCCAAGGTGATCGCATTCGACGAACCCACCTCCTCGCTGTCCGACCACGAGGTCGAGGCACTCTTCGGCCTGATCCGCCGCCTGCGCGACGAGGGCATAGCCGTCATCTATGTCTCCCACCGGATGCAGGAAATCTTCCGCCTCGCCGACCGGATAGCGGTGCTTCGTGACGGCGCCCTGGTCGACGTGCTCGACGCCGACGCCACCAATGACGGTGAACTCGTCCGCCTGATGGTCGGCCGAGACCTGTCCGCCATGTTCTCCCGTGAACACGTCGCCACCGACCGACTGGTCCTCGACGTACAGGGCGTCTCCACCGACGACGTC
The sequence above is drawn from the Streptomyces sp. NBC_01465 genome and encodes:
- a CDS encoding substrate-binding domain-containing protein, encoding MSLVPSPRAAALGATALVTSLVLTGCSSGKESTSSSASVAPVGKKISMTYLQKQGDQEYFIGEADGAKAKAAELGVDLKIVNLGNDANKTISEVQSAVAQKTNGLIVVVPDPATGPQVVQIAKDAKVALLTSDDQICATGPDPAACDKAALIPRIGFSGQQMGGEVGKRAAQEYKKAGWSAADTRIISAWKQDVTVCGDRVKASNTAFAATAGSGVKKIDVATDNTPTGAQDKIAATVTANPAVKHWIVWGCNDENVQGGVTALANAGFKADDVIGVGLGAYLACKDWQSTKASGMKAALFINGKDVGALAVQTMYDRLKNGKEMPAEAFAPTTMVDASTWKSAGATCS
- a CDS encoding sugar ABC transporter ATP-binding protein → MTTPAERPPSPATGSPGSGAGVENLVKRFDAVQALTGVTLDFPAGRVTALMGENGAGKSTLLKILTGDHQPTEGRVLLHGRPIDLGSPTDARRAGIRIIPQEPEIIPHVSVAENVYAGSLPRRAGRRLDRAELRRLITADLERLGFADVLDPDLLGSQLTPAQRQLVEIMRALTGQAKVIAFDEPTSSLSDHEVEALFGLIRRLRDEGIAVIYVSHRMQEIFRLADRIAVLRDGALVDVLDADATNDGELVRLMVGRDLSAMFSREHVATDRLVLDVQGVSTDDVHDIDLQVRAGEVVGLAGLIGAGRSELALALAGDRPVRSGTVTLDGKQLRSGRPGEAIKAGLGLAPEERKAQALFLQRSIRDNTSAVVLERLRRWRFVRRGAERELAQHYVDRLRVRTPSIEHEVRKLSGGNQQKVVLARWLARKPKLLILDEPTRGIDIGAKAEIYQIIADLAREGVAILVISSELPEVLGLADRIVVMQGGRITGELGRDAASEETILALAMADDLSTIPPASGATS